From the genome of Candidatus Hadarchaeales archaeon, one region includes:
- a CDS encoding DUF998 domain-containing protein encodes MKSRYLGLTAPIVAFLSIIISIILSPGFSFTNNALSDLGVWKNHGIIFNAGLAISGFMIVIFSADMFRRARSPWKSVSASTILVGIFLVFVGVFNENFGKIHFLFSVLFFVSLAFVILLSIFLLIRARQHLSAMIFSLLFLCAAASWLLPLIDVVSNVAIPETVSALVGCVWLIWLALDSPLSNL; translated from the coding sequence TTGAAGTCCAGATATCTCGGATTAACTGCCCCAATTGTCGCCTTTCTCTCAATCATAATCTCGATCATTCTTTCTCCAGGTTTCTCATTTACGAACAACGCTCTGAGCGACCTGGGTGTGTGGAAAAATCACGGCATAATTTTCAACGCAGGGCTCGCGATTTCCGGATTCATGATTGTCATTTTCTCTGCTGACATGTTCCGGAGAGCCCGCAGTCCTTGGAAATCAGTTTCCGCATCCACCATTCTTGTTGGAATCTTCCTCGTCTTTGTTGGAGTTTTCAATGAAAACTTTGGAAAGATACACTTTCTTTTTTCAGTTCTCTTTTTCGTTTCTCTCGCGTTTGTGATTTTGCTTTCTATTTTTCTACTGATTCGTGCCAGGCAACATCTTTCTGCAATGATTTTCTCTCTTCTCTTTCTTTGCGCAGCGGCAAGCTGGCTGTTACCGCTTATTGATGTCGTCAGCAATGTGGCGATCCCGGAGACAGTTTCGGCTTTAGTCGGGTGTGTATGGCTAATCTGGTTGGCTTTAGACAGCCCTCTCAGCAACCTTTAA
- a CDS encoding DNA-directed DNA polymerase — translation MKGILLDAEYIDEKAEMKLWLKSDDRVFSISDKDVFCSFFVEGEDLDKLVKVIEKIEIKENGRIVRPKSVRKVEMKKLGRRLEVIEVIPELPKDVQTLRRQIRDLPGVKQIYNYDIPVAKYYLISKNLVPMDGVEEAETKSLRRVQMPIPKLRALSFDIEVYNPTGSPRPERDPIMMVGLAGDDGFRKIITWRNFPTKLDFVEIVGSEREMIERFVEIVKESDVDVLFGYNTDFFDFPYLKERAKLLKVKLSFGRDGSEVVARRRKFATATRVRGRIHIDVFAIIDFLATIGTIKLIHYTLEDVYRYLLGKEKPDFEFTKFVDAWEKGGEEWEKLLMYNLSDAVATLELGQELLPLFLELSKIIGQTPFDVVRMTPGQIVEWLLIAEGYRKGELIPARPVAETYEERMEETYAGAYVMEPIKGLHENLVVFDFRSLYPSIIVTHNIDPSTINCDCCQEDGEKVPDLPYYICKRKRGFLPEVVEKILNARFETKKKLKELKRDSYEYKQLNAKQWALKIIANSFYGMLGYPKARWYSKECAESITSFGRHYIKKTIKMAEEFGLKVVYSDTDSLHCLLGNKTKEDALKFLDEVNSKLPGIIELELEGFYPRAIYVTKKRYAMIDEDGRITVKGLEFVRRDWAAIAKYTQEEVLKALLKDGSKEKAARIINEIVERIRKGDVKLEDLIIYTQLKMPIENYKSVGPHVVAAKRLREAGREVEPGMIIAYVQTRGRGSISERAYPVELLGDRSYDPEYYINHQVLPAVMRIMEVLGYSERELTSKTVEKPKGLDFFLA, via the coding sequence ATGAAAGGAATTCTTCTGGATGCCGAATACATCGACGAAAAGGCTGAGATGAAGTTATGGCTGAAATCAGATGATCGTGTATTCTCGATCTCTGATAAAGATGTCTTTTGCAGTTTCTTCGTAGAAGGCGAAGATCTGGATAAACTAGTGAAAGTTATCGAAAAGATAGAAATAAAAGAGAACGGGCGAATTGTAAGGCCAAAGTCTGTTAGAAAAGTTGAGATGAAAAAATTGGGCAGGCGACTGGAGGTCATCGAGGTTATTCCAGAGTTACCGAAAGATGTTCAAACTTTGAGAAGGCAGATACGAGATCTCCCCGGTGTAAAGCAGATTTACAACTACGACATCCCTGTGGCCAAATACTATCTCATTTCAAAAAATCTGGTTCCAATGGATGGCGTAGAGGAAGCTGAAACCAAATCTCTGAGACGCGTTCAAATGCCAATCCCCAAGCTTCGCGCCTTGAGTTTTGACATAGAGGTTTACAATCCAACTGGCTCGCCCAGACCAGAAAGGGACCCAATAATGATGGTCGGTCTAGCAGGAGACGACGGCTTTCGTAAAATTATAACATGGAGAAATTTCCCAACTAAGCTCGATTTTGTGGAGATCGTAGGGAGCGAAAGAGAGATGATTGAAAGATTCGTAGAAATCGTTAAAGAGAGCGACGTGGACGTTTTGTTCGGTTACAACACAGACTTCTTCGATTTTCCGTACCTAAAGGAGAGGGCAAAGCTGCTGAAGGTCAAGCTGAGTTTTGGAAGAGATGGGAGCGAAGTCGTAGCCAGAAGGCGCAAGTTCGCCACGGCCACACGTGTAAGAGGTAGAATCCACATAGATGTTTTTGCGATTATAGATTTTCTAGCGACAATTGGTACGATCAAACTGATCCACTATACTTTAGAAGATGTTTATCGCTATCTGCTAGGTAAGGAAAAACCCGATTTCGAGTTTACGAAATTTGTGGATGCTTGGGAAAAAGGTGGTGAGGAATGGGAGAAACTTTTGATGTACAATCTTTCCGATGCTGTGGCCACCTTGGAGCTTGGGCAGGAGCTTCTTCCACTATTCCTCGAGCTCTCAAAAATCATCGGTCAGACCCCCTTTGACGTTGTGAGGATGACGCCTGGACAGATAGTCGAGTGGCTCTTGATCGCTGAGGGTTACCGCAAAGGAGAATTGATTCCGGCGAGACCAGTTGCAGAGACTTACGAGGAAAGAATGGAAGAAACATACGCGGGAGCCTATGTGATGGAACCCATCAAAGGCTTGCATGAAAACCTTGTCGTTTTTGACTTTCGCTCCCTCTATCCTTCGATAATAGTAACGCACAATATAGATCCTTCGACGATAAACTGCGACTGCTGTCAAGAGGATGGAGAAAAAGTGCCGGATCTCCCCTATTATATTTGCAAACGAAAGCGTGGTTTTCTACCCGAGGTCGTTGAAAAAATTCTTAACGCCAGATTCGAGACGAAAAAGAAACTCAAAGAATTGAAAAGAGATTCTTATGAATATAAACAACTCAATGCGAAACAATGGGCTCTGAAAATCATCGCGAACAGTTTCTACGGAATGCTTGGTTATCCGAAGGCTAGGTGGTATTCAAAAGAATGCGCGGAGAGCATTACGAGTTTTGGTAGGCATTATATAAAGAAGACAATAAAGATGGCAGAAGAATTTGGTCTTAAGGTTGTGTACTCCGATACCGATAGCCTACACTGCCTGTTGGGAAACAAAACGAAAGAGGATGCACTGAAATTTTTGGACGAGGTAAACAGCAAACTTCCTGGGATAATCGAGCTGGAGTTGGAAGGATTTTATCCGAGAGCAATCTACGTAACAAAAAAGAGATACGCGATGATAGACGAGGATGGGAGAATAACTGTCAAGGGTTTAGAGTTTGTCCGCAGGGATTGGGCAGCAATAGCGAAATACACGCAGGAGGAAGTTCTGAAAGCCCTTCTCAAAGATGGTTCAAAAGAAAAAGCCGCTCGGATAATCAACGAGATAGTAGAAAGAATCCGAAAAGGTGACGTAAAACTCGAAGATCTCATAATATACACACAACTGAAGATGCCGATTGAAAATTACAAATCCGTTGGGCCCCACGTCGTTGCCGCAAAGAGACTCAGAGAGGCTGGAAGAGAGGTTGAGCCTGGAATGATAATCGCCTATGTTCAAACGCGCGGCAGGGGTAGCATAAGCGAAAGAGCTTATCCAGTGGAGCTGCTTGGCGACAGAAGCTATGATCCGGAGTATTACATAAACCATCAGGTTCTCCCAGCAGTGATGCGCATAATGGAGGTTTTGGGATACTCGGAACGAGAGTTAACATCGAAAACTGTTGAAAAACCAAAGGGATTGGACTTCTTCCTAGCCTAA
- a CDS encoding 6-hydroxymethylpterin diphosphokinase MptE-like protein, producing the protein MWAPKYLEIAERLRIDKEADLRAAAVLESLLPEPDIAGLTKIVRGKSCVVAGAGPSIQKDLENLEKHGMMRLTIIAADGATSAVLRYKVPEIIVTDLDGNVKDQISAWRSGAWIVVHAHGDNLEKVERFMQTVRNGRIIGTTQTRPFGKLFNFGGFTDGDRGAFMAHELGAAKILLAGMDLGEKIGLFSGKKDPTRKIEKLKICGELLSWLAELGAPLINITSGENRLPSIPKMKVEELSKFFNQLFPEDSLSPDF; encoded by the coding sequence TTGTGGGCTCCAAAATATCTTGAAATAGCTGAGCGTCTTCGAATCGATAAAGAAGCAGATTTGAGAGCTGCCGCGGTTCTTGAGTCTCTTCTTCCAGAACCGGATATTGCTGGGCTTACAAAGATCGTCCGTGGTAAGTCCTGCGTAGTAGCCGGAGCTGGGCCTTCCATCCAGAAGGATCTAGAAAATCTTGAAAAGCATGGGATGATGCGTCTGACGATAATTGCTGCCGACGGAGCAACATCTGCCGTTCTCAGATACAAGGTTCCGGAAATAATCGTTACAGATTTGGACGGAAATGTGAAAGATCAAATCTCGGCTTGGAGATCCGGGGCTTGGATAGTTGTTCACGCACATGGAGACAATCTTGAAAAAGTGGAAAGATTTATGCAGACGGTGAGGAATGGTAGAATAATCGGGACCACACAGACCAGACCTTTCGGAAAACTTTTCAACTTTGGGGGGTTTACGGACGGGGATAGGGGAGCCTTCATGGCCCACGAGCTCGGAGCTGCAAAAATCCTGCTCGCGGGGATGGATCTCGGCGAAAAGATCGGGTTGTTCTCTGGAAAGAAAGATCCAACTAGGAAAATCGAAAAATTGAAAATCTGTGGAGAACTTCTCTCATGGTTGGCAGAGTTGGGCGCGCCACTGATAAACATCACCTCTGGGGAAAATAGACTACCCTCTATCCCTAAGATGAAGGTTGAGGAGCTTTCGAAGTTTTTTAATCAATTATTTCCAGAAGATTCGCTTTCTCCAGATTTTTAA
- the glyS gene encoding glycine--tRNA ligase — protein sequence MAEAEDLMDLLIRRGFLWPAFEIYGGVAGFYDYGPLGSILKWKIIDQWRKIYVFEEGAIEIDSPTVTPEEVLRASGHVEHFLDLMVECKKCGSAFKVTDFLAEAAGVNVEGMSKEEISRIIRERNLKCPDCGGEFGEVSEFNTMFKTAIGPGSRRIAYLRPETAQGIFINFRRLFRIARGRLPLPVVQIGRGYRNEISPRQGVIRLREFTMAEAEVFFDPKNPNHPRFGEVRDEKLRLWPAKNQMDGKGEIEVTADESVEKKIVCNELMAYYLVLTKRFLKKLGIPENAIRFREQTPAQRAHYSSETWDAEVFTRRFGWVEVAGIAYRTDYDLSRHMKYSGENLTAFIENRKESVICHVVEPSYGIDRPLYCALEHAYVTDGERKYLRLPKELAPVEVAVFPLLKKDRLVEKAREIWENLRRSGFLAEYDDSGSIGRRYARADEIGTPYCVTVDHQTLEDLTVTIRDRDSTKQRRIKISDLSQVLRGLISGSLDFFSVGSEYKGREEGEHEENEN from the coding sequence ATGGCAGAAGCAGAAGACTTGATGGATTTGCTCATCCGTAGAGGATTCCTCTGGCCAGCTTTCGAGATATACGGTGGAGTGGCAGGGTTTTACGACTATGGTCCTCTCGGCTCGATTCTCAAATGGAAAATCATAGATCAGTGGAGAAAAATATATGTTTTTGAGGAAGGCGCAATCGAAATTGATAGTCCGACTGTGACTCCAGAGGAGGTTCTGCGTGCGAGCGGCCATGTCGAACATTTTCTGGACCTGATGGTTGAGTGCAAAAAGTGTGGTAGCGCTTTCAAAGTTACAGATTTTTTGGCGGAGGCAGCGGGAGTCAACGTTGAAGGCATGAGTAAAGAGGAGATTTCCCGGATAATACGGGAAAGAAACTTAAAATGTCCGGATTGCGGCGGGGAGTTCGGCGAGGTCTCCGAATTCAACACGATGTTTAAGACGGCGATTGGGCCTGGGAGCAGAAGGATAGCATATCTGAGGCCTGAGACTGCACAGGGAATATTCATCAACTTCAGGCGTCTCTTCAGGATTGCAAGGGGAAGACTCCCACTCCCGGTTGTTCAGATCGGAAGAGGATACAGAAACGAAATTTCTCCTAGGCAGGGTGTGATCAGGTTGCGAGAGTTTACGATGGCGGAGGCAGAGGTTTTCTTTGATCCGAAGAATCCAAATCATCCTAGGTTTGGAGAAGTAAGGGATGAGAAGCTTAGGCTATGGCCGGCTAAAAATCAAATGGATGGAAAGGGCGAAATCGAAGTTACGGCGGACGAATCTGTGGAAAAGAAAATCGTTTGTAACGAGTTGATGGCTTACTATCTCGTTCTTACAAAGAGATTTTTGAAGAAATTGGGGATCCCTGAAAACGCGATACGTTTTAGAGAACAAACCCCTGCCCAGCGAGCTCACTATTCATCGGAAACCTGGGATGCGGAGGTTTTCACACGCAGATTCGGCTGGGTGGAGGTCGCTGGAATCGCATACAGAACGGATTACGATCTCTCCAGACACATGAAATACAGCGGAGAAAATCTCACGGCGTTTATAGAAAACCGAAAGGAAAGCGTGATTTGTCATGTTGTGGAACCTTCTTATGGTATAGATAGGCCTCTTTACTGCGCTCTTGAGCACGCATATGTGACTGACGGCGAGAGGAAATATCTCAGACTTCCGAAAGAGCTGGCTCCAGTCGAAGTGGCTGTTTTCCCCTTACTCAAAAAGGACAGACTCGTCGAAAAAGCTAGAGAAATATGGGAAAATCTCCGGAGAAGCGGATTTCTCGCTGAGTACGATGATAGCGGGTCAATAGGCAGGAGATACGCGAGGGCGGATGAAATAGGTACGCCATACTGTGTAACCGTCGACCATCAAACGCTCGAAGATTTGACTGTCACCATAAGGGACAGAGATTCGACAAAGCAGAGGAGAATCAAGATTTCAGATCTTTCTCAGGTTTTGCGTGGCCTCATTTCCGGGTCGTTGGACTTTTTCTCTGTAGGGTCAGAGTATAAAGGCCGAGAGGAAGGGGAGCACGAGGAAAACGAAAATTAA
- a CDS encoding helix-turn-helix domain-containing protein, protein MEERGPERLLMLAYGNHPRSASLKPEAVKLLRVLREGPKTMAELAGALGINIETPGGKKHFFTLIRPLRETGMIAARRAGGKTIYQLSFDGFNQFWKEVRKEAEYWLQEKSEG, encoded by the coding sequence ATGGAAGAGAGAGGTCCGGAGAGGCTGCTCATGCTGGCATATGGGAATCATCCGAGAAGTGCTTCGCTAAAGCCAGAGGCGGTCAAACTGCTGAGAGTCTTGCGAGAGGGTCCAAAGACCATGGCAGAGCTGGCAGGCGCTTTGGGGATAAACATCGAAACTCCAGGTGGAAAGAAACACTTTTTCACACTCATCAGGCCGCTTAGAGAAACGGGAATGATCGCAGCGAGAAGAGCCGGTGGAAAAACGATCTATCAGTTGAGCTTTGACGGTTTCAACCAGTTCTGGAAAGAAGTGAGAAAGGAAGCGGAGTACTGGCTTCAAGAAAAGTCAGAAGGATAA
- the map gene encoding type II methionyl aminopeptidase has product MLTPEELEKYRKVGKILAEVREEIRKMVKPGVRIFDLAETAEELIRKKGAKPAFPCNISVNEIAAHYSPPVDDQRVIQESDVVKVDIGAHIDGYIADTAFTVAFGNEVKLVETVEKALEAAINAVKPGIDVGEIGRAVQETVEAAGYRPIRNLTGHSLAPWDLHAGISIPNVVERTGQTLEVGDVLAIEPFITTGIGFVEDQEKVYIFRYVRDAPVRLRMTRQLLRDIKQNYNSLPFAERWLSKKFSKVRLELCLKELVGSGALWPYHVLAERAGGKVAQAEHTVIVTENGCEITTL; this is encoded by the coding sequence ATGCTTACCCCAGAAGAACTTGAGAAATATCGCAAAGTCGGAAAAATACTAGCTGAAGTTCGAGAAGAGATAAGGAAAATGGTTAAGCCGGGTGTTAGGATTTTTGATTTGGCCGAAACCGCCGAAGAACTCATAAGAAAGAAGGGGGCAAAACCTGCTTTTCCGTGCAACATCTCCGTGAACGAAATAGCAGCCCACTATTCCCCACCTGTTGATGATCAGCGAGTAATTCAAGAAAGCGATGTGGTCAAAGTAGATATCGGGGCGCACATCGACGGGTACATTGCTGACACGGCATTTACAGTAGCTTTCGGCAACGAGGTAAAACTAGTCGAAACCGTCGAAAAAGCTCTCGAAGCGGCCATAAATGCTGTTAAACCGGGAATCGATGTTGGAGAAATAGGCAGGGCAGTTCAGGAGACAGTAGAAGCCGCGGGATATAGACCAATTCGAAATCTCACAGGACACAGTTTGGCTCCTTGGGATCTTCATGCGGGGATATCGATCCCGAACGTGGTTGAGAGGACAGGACAGACACTTGAAGTCGGCGATGTGCTTGCTATAGAACCGTTTATCACCACCGGAATCGGTTTTGTGGAGGATCAAGAAAAAGTTTACATCTTCAGGTATGTACGTGACGCTCCAGTAAGGTTGAGAATGACTCGCCAACTCCTGCGTGACATAAAACAGAATTATAATTCGCTCCCATTTGCTGAAAGGTGGCTGTCCAAGAAATTCTCCAAAGTGAGATTAGAACTTTGTTTGAAGGAGCTGGTTGGAAGTGGGGCATTATGGCCATATCACGTGCTCGCCGAAAGAGCCGGTGGAAAAGTTGCTCAAGCAGAACACACAGTCATAGTAACCGAGAATGGCTGCGAGATAACAACGCTTTAA
- a CDS encoding transglutaminase family protein: protein MVKKNVVISIAMLIAAFCMSVWVIHTHMEKTSFENLEIIQPKLFKEVHETRIFVDERGNGYGWAELSIPPSELADFMKSFVLTVGTDIIQQEYESIWRSSFSMLGIEIDFIESMVKIEENFTILLNWRSPHVARWDGNKWVIEMAWVDPDSAASEILSGILTSWLTVASIAKEYGYKACVMEMHSTTRIILPEWAENVWCNAFENEEHMEYGRGSYSLGRFTLSQENGRPAIIEEELEVLDSRYLIEIRTENLLENHAPLLITYSGGRPVENFEGFFSKVRIDLKFGRIRDAYLFSGDNVFENLTLGQILYNASLFLLNGENFSPSFIPVTVVGEEVGDWNVVLRELNRENLTLLAGEIVAQAATGSIPASIQTVWGQMRYRDFLYTILRLLRENSDVITFLPVPDGVLFWDNVIVEAKLAYYLLPDSFVLTGTERVREILKNIYDENKRKLAEEICNWTGSNILYSLSFRPPTSEEVIESKRGQCRDYSNVYLAIARTAGLPSRIVNGWVESDWIPPAGWGFGATTTPDGKRVILHAWVQVFIPAVGWLDVEPQSMYPQLYVGVLPYSVYVRSNQSWTEAIASYETARGLI from the coding sequence ATGGTTAAGAAAAACGTGGTTATATCGATTGCCATGCTGATTGCCGCGTTTTGCATGTCTGTCTGGGTTATTCACACGCATATGGAAAAAACGTCTTTCGAAAATTTAGAAATAATTCAACCGAAGTTATTCAAAGAAGTGCATGAAACTAGGATATTCGTTGATGAGAGAGGAAACGGCTATGGATGGGCCGAATTAAGCATTCCTCCATCGGAACTTGCGGATTTTATGAAATCTTTCGTCCTAACCGTTGGAACCGACATCATACAGCAGGAGTATGAGAGCATCTGGAGGTCGAGTTTTTCTATGCTCGGAATTGAAATCGATTTCATAGAAAGCATGGTGAAAATCGAAGAAAACTTCACAATCCTACTAAATTGGAGGTCTCCACATGTTGCCAGATGGGATGGAAATAAATGGGTAATCGAGATGGCATGGGTGGATCCCGACTCCGCAGCTTCTGAGATCTTGAGTGGAATACTGACGAGCTGGCTGACCGTCGCAAGCATAGCCAAGGAGTACGGATACAAGGCCTGCGTCATGGAGATGCACAGCACTACAAGGATAATACTCCCGGAGTGGGCAGAAAACGTTTGGTGCAACGCCTTTGAGAACGAGGAGCATATGGAATATGGACGCGGAAGTTACAGTTTGGGAAGATTCACGCTTAGTCAAGAAAATGGTAGACCCGCCATAATTGAGGAGGAGCTGGAGGTTTTGGACTCCAGATATCTAATAGAAATCCGTACAGAAAACCTATTGGAAAACCATGCGCCACTTCTCATAACCTACTCAGGAGGGCGGCCGGTTGAGAACTTTGAGGGATTCTTTTCCAAAGTCAGAATCGATTTAAAGTTCGGAAGAATTCGAGATGCCTATCTCTTTTCTGGCGACAACGTTTTCGAGAATTTGACTCTCGGACAAATCCTTTATAATGCCTCTCTGTTTTTGCTCAATGGTGAAAACTTTTCTCCCTCCTTCATTCCCGTGACCGTAGTGGGTGAAGAAGTTGGTGATTGGAATGTCGTCTTACGGGAATTGAACAGGGAAAATCTCACTCTGCTTGCAGGAGAAATCGTGGCACAAGCTGCTACCGGAAGCATTCCCGCCAGCATCCAAACAGTCTGGGGCCAGATGAGATATCGAGACTTTCTCTACACAATACTACGTCTTTTGAGGGAAAATTCTGATGTCATAACGTTTTTGCCAGTCCCAGATGGTGTACTTTTCTGGGATAACGTTATCGTGGAAGCTAAGCTTGCCTATTATCTCCTACCTGACTCTTTTGTATTGACCGGAACTGAAAGGGTTCGTGAAATATTGAAAAATATTTATGACGAAAACAAGAGGAAGCTTGCCGAGGAAATCTGCAACTGGACGGGATCAAATATACTCTACTCACTTTCTTTCAGACCGCCAACCTCTGAGGAAGTTATTGAAAGTAAACGTGGACAGTGCAGAGATTATTCAAATGTATATCTCGCGATAGCACGGACTGCTGGTCTGCCATCTAGAATTGTCAACGGATGGGTGGAATCTGATTGGATTCCTCCGGCTGGCTGGGGTTTTGGCGCAACCACAACTCCGGACGGTAAGCGGGTTATCCTTCACGCTTGGGTGCAGGTCTTCATACCTGCGGTCGGATGGTTGGATGTAGAGCCTCAAAGCATGTATCCGCAACTTTACGTTGGAGTCCTGCCGTATTCTGTATACGTCAGATCGAATCAGAGCTGGACCGAGGCCATAGCATCATACGAGACCGCGAGGGGGTTAATTTGA
- a CDS encoding methionine synthase, whose product MSRSKLERLKINVPKLPTTAVGSYPKFPYLLEARKNFQLGKISREELFELEKKATRDWISLQEEIGLDVLVDGEMYRGDMVTYFAENMDGFALSGLVRSYGNRYYRKPIIVGEVRWTGPITVGWWKFAQELTQKPVKGMVTGPYTMMDWSFNEFYPSRKDACLALAKAIHREVKELWRNGAKIIQIDEPAISARPEELDFAIEAMKTVVEGVDAYFIVHICYGAFEFIYPRMLELPVDNFDLEMSNSSLDLVELFRLHPFTKDISFGVVDVHSHIVEDVETIEQRIEKALEVIKPEQLWIDPDCGMKTRTVQEAVGKLKNMVLAARKVREKIDG is encoded by the coding sequence ATGAGCAGGAGCAAGCTTGAGCGACTTAAAATAAACGTTCCAAAGCTTCCAACAACTGCTGTTGGAAGTTATCCGAAGTTTCCGTATCTTCTAGAAGCGAGAAAGAATTTCCAACTGGGGAAGATCTCCAGAGAGGAACTCTTCGAGCTCGAGAAAAAAGCGACGAGAGATTGGATCTCTCTCCAAGAGGAAATAGGGTTAGATGTTTTGGTGGATGGAGAGATGTACCGCGGAGACATGGTGACATATTTTGCAGAAAATATGGATGGCTTCGCTTTGAGTGGTTTGGTGAGAAGCTATGGAAACCGGTATTACAGGAAGCCCATCATCGTGGGAGAAGTAAGATGGACCGGACCGATAACAGTTGGATGGTGGAAGTTTGCGCAGGAGTTAACGCAAAAGCCTGTAAAAGGTATGGTAACCGGACCGTACACGATGATGGATTGGTCGTTTAACGAGTTCTATCCAAGCAGGAAGGATGCTTGTCTGGCGCTGGCGAAAGCCATTCACAGAGAAGTCAAAGAACTCTGGAGGAATGGGGCAAAAATAATCCAGATAGACGAACCAGCCATATCTGCCAGACCTGAAGAGCTTGACTTTGCCATTGAAGCGATGAAGACGGTCGTCGAAGGTGTCGATGCCTACTTCATCGTACATATCTGCTACGGGGCATTCGAGTTCATATATCCGCGAATGCTTGAGTTGCCGGTGGATAACTTTGATCTCGAGATGTCTAACTCTTCTTTGGACTTGGTCGAGCTCTTCAGACTACACCCATTCACTAAGGATATCTCTTTTGGGGTGGTGGACGTTCACTCACACATCGTTGAGGACGTCGAAACCATTGAGCAAAGAATCGAGAAAGCCCTCGAAGTGATAAAACCAGAACAACTGTGGATTGACCCAGATTGCGGAATGAAAACGAGAACTGTGCAGGAAGCCGTAGGAAAGCTCAAGAATATGGTTTTGGCTGCGAGGAAAGTAAGGGAGAAAATCGATGGTTAA
- a CDS encoding PqqD family protein gives MAKLKKKGSLGKTEEGELVLVNDEGQAFSAGEVVIFVWDMCDGEISEEDLLKNLCAELEIDVEALRPVLERLLKNLEKANLLEIID, from the coding sequence TTGGCGAAACTCAAAAAGAAGGGAAGTCTAGGCAAGACGGAGGAGGGGGAGCTGGTTCTCGTAAACGACGAGGGACAGGCTTTTTCTGCAGGTGAAGTCGTTATCTTCGTCTGGGATATGTGCGACGGCGAGATTTCGGAGGAGGACCTTTTGAAAAACCTCTGCGCAGAACTCGAAATAGACGTCGAAGCCCTGAGACCCGTGCTTGAGAGACTTCTTAAAAATCTGGAGAAAGCGAATCTTCTGGAAATAATTGATTAA
- a CDS encoding Mov34/MPN/PAD-1 family protein, with the protein MKSLKIKRETLEFILGAAKSVYPREFAGLLRKRKELIEEVLILPGTLSSNDSAVLRLHMLPMDPSVCGSVHSHPSSSFAPSASDIQFFGKFGSIHIIVAYPYDQKSWAAYNHRGERIPLEVVP; encoded by the coding sequence TTGAAGTCGTTGAAAATCAAGAGAGAGACTTTAGAGTTCATTCTAGGAGCGGCAAAGTCTGTTTATCCGCGGGAATTCGCGGGATTGCTGAGAAAAAGAAAAGAGCTCATAGAGGAAGTCTTGATATTGCCCGGGACCTTGAGCTCGAACGATTCTGCGGTTTTACGCCTCCATATGCTACCAATGGATCCATCGGTCTGCGGAAGTGTTCACAGTCATCCTTCCTCATCTTTCGCGCCCTCAGCTTCAGATATCCAATTTTTTGGGAAATTCGGCTCAATCCACATCATTGTGGCCTATCCTTACGATCAAAAAAGCTGGGCCGCCTATAACCACCGTGGCGAAAGAATACCTCTGGAGGTGGTCCCATAA
- a CDS encoding winged helix-turn-helix domain-containing protein, which translates to MRKKALWLIFQEKPSRLLLFLKETGKKVYQTEISKKIDATFAHTLRILENMEKAGLIRSEKEGKVKYIYLTDVGSEVAAQIETIRRLIEISEIEQKITNIYESTVRGKLPTEIDREAVKREYIGLKRKLATFFSDPNHFIALKSRKVAAKIDMILAEVLGLPPGTEFTLQE; encoded by the coding sequence ATGCGGAAAAAAGCGCTATGGCTGATATTTCAAGAAAAACCGTCAAGATTATTGCTCTTTTTGAAAGAAACAGGAAAAAAAGTTTATCAAACAGAAATTTCTAAAAAAATTGACGCGACCTTTGCCCATACGTTGAGAATTCTAGAAAATATGGAAAAAGCTGGGCTAATAAGGTCAGAAAAGGAGGGAAAAGTCAAATATATCTATCTAACGGACGTAGGTTCGGAGGTTGCTGCTCAGATAGAGACCATCAGACGGTTGATTGAAATATCCGAGATCGAGCAGAAAATAACTAATATATACGAGTCAACTGTGAGAGGGAAGCTGCCGACAGAGATCGACCGAGAAGCGGTGAAAAGGGAGTACATCGGACTGAAAAGAAAGCTGGCAACCTTTTTCTCGGATCCAAACCATTTCATAGCTCTGAAGTCGAGAAAAGTAGCCGCCAAGATCGATATGATACTCGCGGAGGTCCTAGGCCTTCCACCGGGGACGGAATTTACTCTTCAAGAGTAA